From a single Bradyrhizobium sediminis genomic region:
- a CDS encoding TetR/AcrR family transcriptional regulator, translated as MRYSREHKLETHARIVKKASVRLREKGAHGIGVADLMKEAGLTHGGFYAHFDSREALVIEAFGYAMDRSTEHWRKLAAATAPEKRLAAIVDSYLTSLHRDDPGHGCSLTALGAEIARESPKARKAFAAKLEQMIDMLAAQLPELTRKAARKQAISALATMVGTLVLARIAGTGDFSDEILGAGREATLGRAAPAKPAARKSPSN; from the coding sequence ATGCGCTATTCCAGGGAACACAAGCTCGAGACCCACGCCCGGATCGTGAAGAAAGCCTCGGTGCGGCTTCGCGAAAAGGGCGCGCACGGCATCGGCGTCGCCGACCTGATGAAGGAGGCCGGGCTGACCCATGGCGGGTTCTACGCCCACTTCGACTCCCGGGAAGCGCTGGTGATCGAGGCCTTCGGCTATGCGATGGACCGCTCGACCGAGCACTGGCGCAAGCTCGCCGCCGCGACGGCGCCGGAAAAGCGGCTGGCGGCGATCGTGGATTCCTATCTGACCTCGCTGCATCGCGACGATCCCGGCCATGGCTGCTCGCTGACGGCGCTGGGCGCGGAAATCGCCCGTGAGAGCCCGAAGGCCCGCAAGGCGTTCGCGGCCAAATTGGAGCAGATGATCGACATGCTGGCGGCGCAGCTTCCGGAACTGACGCGCAAGGCCGCTCGCAAGCAGGCGATATCAGCGCTCGCGACCATGGTGGGCACGCTGGTACTGGCCCGCATCGCCGGCACCGGCGATTTTTCCGACGAAATTCTGGGCGCCGGGCGTGAGGCCACGCTGGGCCGCGCGGCGCCGGCGAAGCCTGCGGCGAGGAAATCCCCGTCGAATTAG
- a CDS encoding LysR family transcriptional regulator, giving the protein MQDQGGMIDWDDFRFVLAIVRGGSVSAAAKQLGVDHATVIRRVDRLERHLSAKLFDRRKSGYLLTEAGQRVADSAEAMESTIVANQEAVGGSRAHLTGTVRIGAPDGFGSHFLASRLVRFTERYPDLDLQLVATARLFSLSKREADIAISLSMPKEGRIVGRKLLDYSLGLYAAPAYLDRFPAIATRSDLPRHRFVGYIEDLLFTPELDYLPQVSPKISAKFRSANLIAQLNATIAGFGIAVLPHFMATAHPELRPVLPDEISISRTFWLLMHADSKDLARIRAVADYIYETVERERALFNRPT; this is encoded by the coding sequence ATGCAGGATCAAGGCGGCATGATCGACTGGGATGACTTCCGCTTCGTGCTGGCCATTGTGCGCGGCGGATCGGTCTCCGCGGCTGCCAAACAGCTCGGCGTCGATCATGCCACCGTGATCCGGCGTGTCGACCGGCTGGAACGCCATCTTTCGGCAAAGCTGTTTGATCGCCGCAAGAGCGGATACCTCCTGACCGAAGCCGGCCAGCGCGTCGCCGACAGCGCGGAGGCGATGGAATCGACCATCGTCGCCAACCAGGAGGCGGTCGGCGGGTCGCGCGCCCACCTGACCGGCACGGTGCGGATCGGCGCGCCCGATGGCTTCGGCAGCCACTTCCTGGCCTCGCGGCTGGTGCGGTTCACCGAGCGCTATCCGGATCTCGATCTGCAGCTCGTCGCCACCGCGCGGCTGTTCAGCCTGTCGAAGCGCGAGGCCGACATCGCGATCAGCCTGTCGATGCCGAAGGAGGGCCGGATCGTCGGGCGCAAGCTGCTCGACTACAGCCTCGGGCTCTATGCCGCGCCGGCCTATCTCGATCGTTTCCCTGCGATCGCGACCCGCAGCGACCTGCCCCGGCACCGCTTCGTCGGCTACATCGAGGACTTGCTGTTCACGCCCGAACTGGACTATCTGCCGCAGGTCTCGCCGAAGATTTCGGCCAAATTCCGCAGCGCCAATCTGATCGCGCAGCTCAACGCCACCATCGCCGGATTCGGGATTGCGGTGCTGCCGCACTTCATGGCGACCGCGCATCCCGAACTGCGTCCGGTATTGCCGGACGAAATCTCGATCTCGCGCACCTTCTGGCTGTTGATGCACGCCGACAGCAAGGACCTGGCGCGGATTCGCGCCGTTGCCGATTACATCTACGAGACGGTGGAGCGCGAGCGCGCGTTGTTTAACCGGCCAACCTAA
- a CDS encoding CoA-acylating methylmalonate-semialdehyde dehydrogenase codes for MRLIGHFIGGREVKGTSGRTADVFEPMTGTVQAKVDLATKAELRAAVENAKAAQPEWGATNPQRRVRVLMKFLELVARDNDALAELLAREHGKTLPDAKGDILRGVEVVEFALGIPQLMKGEYTEGAGPGIDIYSMRQPLGVVAGITPFNFPAMIPMWKFAPAIACGNAFILKPSERDPGVPMRLAELMLEAGLPPGILNVVNGDKEAVDAILDDPDIRAVGFVGSSPIAQYIYERAAATGKRAQCFGGAKNHAIIMPDADMDQTVDALVGAGYGAAGERCMAVSVAVPVGKTTADRLMEKLIPRVENLKIGPSIDPTADFGPLVTKEALNRVRNYVEIGIKEGAKLAVDGRGFKMQGYENGFYMGGCLFDNVTKDMRIYKEEIFGPVLSVVRAHDYDEALRLPSEHDYGNGVAIFTRDGDAARDFAARVNVGMVGINVPIPVPVAYYTFGGWKRSGFGDLNQYGPDSVRFYTKTKTVTSRWPSGVKEGAEFSIPTMK; via the coding sequence ATGCGCTTAATCGGACATTTCATCGGCGGCCGCGAGGTCAAGGGCACATCGGGACGTACGGCCGACGTTTTCGAGCCGATGACCGGTACGGTCCAGGCCAAGGTCGATCTGGCCACCAAGGCCGAGCTGCGCGCCGCCGTCGAGAACGCCAAGGCCGCGCAGCCGGAATGGGGCGCGACCAACCCGCAGCGCCGGGTTCGCGTTCTCATGAAATTCCTCGAACTGGTGGCGCGCGACAACGATGCCCTGGCCGAATTGCTCGCCCGCGAACATGGCAAGACCCTTCCCGACGCGAAGGGCGACATTCTGCGCGGCGTCGAGGTGGTGGAGTTCGCTCTCGGCATTCCGCAATTGATGAAGGGTGAATATACCGAAGGCGCCGGCCCGGGCATCGATATCTATTCGATGCGCCAGCCTCTGGGAGTCGTCGCCGGCATTACCCCGTTCAATTTTCCGGCGATGATTCCGATGTGGAAATTCGCGCCCGCGATCGCCTGCGGCAATGCCTTCATCCTGAAGCCATCGGAACGCGACCCCGGCGTGCCGATGAGGCTTGCGGAACTGATGCTGGAGGCGGGGCTCCCGCCGGGCATCCTCAACGTGGTCAACGGCGACAAGGAAGCGGTCGACGCCATCCTCGACGATCCCGACATCCGCGCCGTCGGCTTCGTCGGCTCTTCGCCGATTGCGCAGTATATTTATGAACGGGCGGCGGCGACCGGCAAGCGCGCACAATGCTTTGGCGGCGCCAAGAACCACGCCATCATTATGCCTGACGCCGACATGGATCAGACCGTGGATGCGCTGGTCGGCGCCGGATACGGCGCTGCGGGCGAGCGCTGCATGGCGGTATCGGTGGCGGTTCCCGTCGGCAAGACCACGGCCGACCGGCTGATGGAAAAGTTGATTCCGCGCGTCGAGAATCTGAAGATCGGGCCCTCGATCGATCCGACCGCCGATTTCGGTCCGCTTGTGACCAAGGAGGCGCTCAACCGCGTCAGGAACTATGTCGAGATCGGCATCAAGGAGGGCGCCAAACTCGCCGTCGACGGCCGCGGCTTCAAGATGCAGGGCTATGAGAACGGCTTTTACATGGGTGGTTGTCTGTTCGACAACGTCACCAAGGACATGCGGATCTACAAGGAAGAGATTTTCGGTCCTGTGCTGTCGGTCGTGCGCGCCCATGACTACGATGAGGCGCTGCGACTGCCGTCCGAACACGACTACGGCAACGGCGTTGCGATCTTCACGCGCGATGGCGACGCCGCGCGCGACTTCGCGGCCAGGGTCAATGTCGGCATGGTCGGGATCAACGTGCCGATCCCGGTGCCGGTCGCGTACTACACCTTCGGCGGCTGGAAACGTTCCGGCTTCGGCGATCTCAATCAATATGGACCGGATTCCGTGCGCTTCTACACCAAGACCAAGACGGTGACTTCGCGCTGGCCCTCCGGCGTCAAGGAAGGCGCGGAGTTCTCGATTCCGA